Proteins encoded by one window of Dokdonella sp.:
- a CDS encoding beta-ketoacyl synthase chain length factor, translated as MSALDVHIEGIGLWAPGWPDWDSACVGLRRGEAPRADAPARPAPGLLPPAERRRAPDPVLIACEVAAQACDAAGRDPAALASVFTSTHGDTAITDYMCETLARAPHELSPIRFHNSVHNAPAGYWTIAAHCHAASTSISGYTASFAGGLLEAAAQALSADEPVLLVAYDIVSQGALAEVVPSAPAFGIALVLAPWHGDAGLPRLQLALEAEATPTRIALPSAFATIANGNPMAASALPFATALVSDVASSLVLPLGAREGLKVTFS; from the coding sequence ATGAGCGCGCTTGACGTGCACATTGAAGGCATCGGCCTGTGGGCGCCGGGTTGGCCCGACTGGGACAGTGCCTGCGTCGGCCTGCGCCGCGGCGAGGCACCGCGCGCCGATGCGCCGGCACGCCCGGCTCCGGGCCTGTTGCCGCCGGCCGAACGCCGTCGCGCGCCCGATCCGGTACTGATTGCCTGCGAAGTCGCCGCGCAGGCATGCGATGCTGCCGGTCGGGATCCAGCCGCGCTCGCCAGCGTGTTCACCTCCACCCATGGCGATACCGCGATCACCGACTACATGTGCGAAACGCTGGCGCGCGCGCCGCACGAGCTGTCGCCGATCCGCTTCCACAACTCGGTGCACAACGCGCCGGCCGGCTACTGGACGATCGCCGCGCATTGCCACGCCGCATCGACATCGATCAGCGGCTACACGGCGAGCTTCGCCGGCGGCCTGCTCGAAGCAGCCGCACAGGCGCTCAGCGCGGACGAGCCGGTGCTGCTGGTTGCCTACGACATCGTCTCGCAGGGCGCGCTGGCCGAGGTCGTGCCAAGTGCGCCGGCGTTCGGCATCGCCCTCGTGCTGGCGCCGTGGCACGGGGACGCCGGGCTGCCGCGCCTGCAGCTCGCGCTCGAGGCCGAGGCCACGCCGACCCGCATCGCCCTGCCGTCGGCATTCGCCACGATCGCCAACGGCAATCCGATGGCGGCCTCGGCCCTGCCCTTCGCCACCGCCCTGGTCAGCGACGTGGCGTCGAGTCTGGTGCTGCCGCTCGGTGCACGTGAAGGCCTCAAGGTGACGTTCTCGTGA
- a CDS encoding beta-ketoacyl-ACP synthase: MSNPIAPVRITAHTATSALGHGREAHRRALETRRSGLHANDFTRAPLACAIGRVDGLETLALPAGFERFECRNNRLAWLGAQGDDFIDAARAAVARHGAERVAVLVATSTSSIGASEEAYERLDHGRIPADLRRPEVHTPHSLGLFLAELTGARGPCLTTATACSSSAKIFAQGERLLRLGLVDAAILAGVDTLCGSVLYGFNSLELVAPDACRPFDVARRGISLGEAAGFALLERSGDVRAPTLVGWGESSDAHHMSTPHPEGLGARRALEDALARAGLAAADIDYINLHGTATPKNDEVEAAVIASVFPARTRASSTKGWTGHALGAAGILEAVVCLLALEHGFVPGTLNSDSLDPICGPQITLANAAADLRFVLSNSFGFGGSNCTLAFARGGAA, from the coding sequence GTGTCGAATCCCATCGCGCCGGTCCGCATCACCGCCCATACCGCGACGTCCGCGCTCGGCCACGGTCGCGAGGCGCATCGGCGTGCGCTCGAAACGCGGCGCAGCGGTTTGCATGCGAATGATTTCACGCGCGCGCCGCTGGCCTGTGCGATCGGTCGCGTCGATGGGCTGGAGACGCTGGCCCTGCCGGCCGGTTTCGAGCGCTTCGAATGCCGCAACAACCGCCTGGCCTGGCTCGGTGCGCAGGGCGACGACTTCATCGACGCCGCGCGCGCGGCGGTGGCACGGCATGGCGCCGAACGCGTGGCCGTGCTGGTGGCGACCTCGACTTCGAGCATCGGTGCGAGCGAGGAAGCCTACGAACGCCTCGACCACGGCCGCATCCCGGCCGACCTGCGCCGACCCGAAGTACACACACCGCATTCACTCGGCCTGTTCCTCGCCGAACTGACCGGCGCGCGCGGGCCCTGCCTGACCACGGCCACGGCCTGCTCGTCGAGCGCGAAGATCTTCGCCCAGGGCGAACGCCTGCTGCGTCTCGGCCTCGTCGATGCGGCGATCCTCGCCGGCGTCGATACGCTGTGCGGCAGCGTGCTGTACGGCTTCAACTCACTCGAACTGGTCGCGCCGGATGCATGCCGACCGTTCGATGTCGCACGCCGAGGCATCTCGCTCGGTGAGGCGGCCGGGTTTGCCCTGCTCGAACGCAGCGGTGACGTGCGTGCGCCGACCCTGGTGGGCTGGGGCGAATCCAGTGATGCCCACCACATGTCGACACCGCATCCGGAAGGTCTCGGCGCGCGCCGCGCGCTCGAGGATGCGCTGGCTCGCGCCGGCCTCGCTGCAGCCGACATCGACTACATCAACCTGCATGGCACGGCCACGCCGAAGAACGACGAGGTCGAGGCGGCTGTGATCGCCTCGGTGTTCCCTGCGCGCACGCGTGCGAGTTCGACCAAGGGCTGGACCGGTCATGCGCTCGGCGCCGCCGGCATCCTCGAAGCGGTGGTCTGCCTGCTCGCGCTCGAGCATGGCTTCGTGCCCGGCACGCTCAACAGCGATTCGCTCGACCCGATCTGTGGCCCGCAGATCACCCTGGCCAACGCGGCGGCCGACCTGCGCTTCGTGCTCAGCAACTCGTTCGGCTTCGGCGGCAGCAACTGCACGCTGGCCTTCGCACGCGGAGGTGCCGCATGA
- the glnK gene encoding P-II family nitrogen regulator, whose protein sequence is MKMVMAIIKPFKLDDVREALAEIGVQGITVSEVKGFGRQKGHTELYRGAEYVVDFLPKIKIEVAVPEDSLERVVEAIAQAANTGKIGDGKIFVWQLDRVMRIRTGELDNDAL, encoded by the coding sequence ATGAAAATGGTCATGGCGATCATCAAGCCGTTCAAACTCGATGACGTGCGCGAAGCGCTGGCGGAGATCGGTGTGCAGGGCATCACCGTCAGCGAGGTCAAGGGTTTCGGCCGGCAGAAGGGCCACACCGAGCTGTATCGTGGTGCCGAATACGTCGTCGACTTCCTGCCGAAGATCAAGATCGAGGTCGCCGTGCCGGAGGACTCGCTCGAGCGTGTGGTCGAGGCGATCGCGCAGGCGGCCAACACTGGCAAGATCGGCGACGGCAAGATCTTCGTCTGGCAGCTCGACCGGGTCATGCGCATCCGCACCGGCGAACTCGACAACGATGCTTTGTAG
- a CDS encoding accessory factor UbiK family protein, protein MIDARTLDELSQKLAGLVPPALSEARADLAANFRAVLQSGLRSLDLVTREEFEVQRAVLLRTREKLEALEQQVAALEAQPSAH, encoded by the coding sequence ATGATCGATGCCCGCACGCTCGACGAGCTTTCGCAGAAGCTCGCCGGCCTCGTACCGCCGGCGCTGTCCGAAGCGCGCGCCGATCTCGCCGCCAATTTCCGCGCCGTGCTGCAATCCGGGCTGCGCTCGCTCGACCTGGTCACCCGCGAGGAATTCGAAGTGCAGCGCGCCGTGCTGCTGCGCACGCGCGAGAAACTCGAGGCGCTCGAACAGCAGGTCGCCGCACTCGAAGCGCAGCCGTCGGCGCACTGA
- a CDS encoding YifB family Mg chelatase-like AAA ATPase, with protein MSLAVVYSRAQEGVVAPLVTCEVHLSGGLPAISIVGLPETAVRESRDRVRAAIHNSLLDFPQRHVTIGLAPADLPKDGGPFDLPIALGILAANGSVPSKALADVEFVGELALSGELRAVSGVLPAVLRATRAGRRVIVPRDNAAEAALVGDADVRGAGSLLEVCAHLCGRSELPRAQRAPMPAAADSGPDLADVRGQAQARRALEIAAAGAHNLLFVGPPGTGKTMLASRLPGILPPLSEPEALELASVRSVAGLGCAPQDWMRRAFRAPHHTASAVALVGGGSVPRPGEISLAHHGVLFLDELPEFDRRVLEVLREPIESGRITISRAARQAEFPARFQLVAAMNPCPCGHAGDPSGRCRCTPDQVARYRSRISGPLLDRIDLVLEVPRLDPAELRQSGGECSAAVRERVAAARTRQLMRAGKPNAWLGNRETERDGALGEREQQLLERAVERLGLSARAWHRCVRLARTIADLDGADRIAAAHLSEAIQYRRFARD; from the coding sequence ATGAGCCTCGCCGTCGTCTACAGCCGCGCGCAGGAAGGCGTGGTCGCGCCGCTGGTCACTTGTGAGGTGCATCTGTCCGGCGGCCTGCCGGCGATCTCGATCGTCGGCCTGCCCGAAACCGCAGTGCGCGAGTCGCGCGATCGTGTGCGTGCGGCGATCCACAACTCGCTGCTCGACTTTCCGCAACGCCACGTGACGATCGGCCTCGCTCCAGCCGACCTGCCCAAGGACGGCGGTCCTTTCGACCTGCCGATCGCGCTGGGCATCCTTGCCGCCAACGGCAGCGTGCCCAGCAAGGCGCTGGCCGATGTCGAATTCGTCGGCGAGCTGGCGCTGTCCGGTGAACTGCGCGCGGTCAGCGGCGTGCTGCCGGCGGTACTGCGCGCGACACGCGCCGGTCGGCGCGTGATCGTGCCGCGTGACAACGCCGCCGAGGCGGCGCTGGTCGGCGATGCCGACGTGCGCGGTGCCGGCAGCCTGCTCGAAGTCTGCGCGCACCTGTGCGGTCGCAGCGAATTGCCGCGTGCGCAACGGGCACCCATGCCGGCCGCTGCCGACAGCGGCCCTGATCTCGCCGATGTGCGTGGCCAGGCGCAGGCACGGCGCGCACTCGAGATCGCGGCTGCCGGTGCGCACAACCTGTTGTTCGTCGGCCCACCGGGTACCGGCAAGACGATGCTGGCCAGCCGCCTGCCCGGCATCCTGCCGCCATTGAGCGAACCCGAGGCGCTCGAACTGGCCTCGGTGCGTTCGGTCGCCGGGCTCGGCTGTGCACCGCAGGACTGGATGCGCCGCGCCTTCCGTGCGCCACACCACACCGCTTCAGCGGTCGCCCTGGTCGGTGGCGGCTCGGTACCGCGCCCCGGCGAGATCTCGCTCGCCCACCACGGCGTGCTGTTCCTCGACGAGCTGCCGGAGTTCGACCGTCGCGTGCTCGAGGTGCTGCGCGAACCGATCGAATCGGGTCGCATCACGATCTCGCGCGCCGCGCGCCAGGCCGAGTTTCCCGCACGCTTCCAGCTCGTCGCCGCGATGAACCCCTGTCCTTGCGGCCATGCCGGCGATCCGTCCGGACGTTGCCGCTGCACGCCCGACCAGGTCGCGCGCTACCGCTCGCGCATCTCCGGCCCCTTGCTCGACCGCATCGACCTCGTCCTCGAAGTACCCCGCCTCGACCCGGCCGAACTGCGCCAGTCCGGCGGCGAGTGCTCGGCCGCCGTGCGCGAGCGCGTGGCCGCCGCGCGCACCCGCCAGCTCATGCGCGCCGGCAAGCCGAATGCCTGGCTGGGCAACCGCGAAACCGAACGCGACGGCGCGCTCGGCGAACGCGAACAGCAGTTGCTAGAGCGTGCCGTCGAACGCCTGGGCCTGTCGGCACGCGCCTGGCACCGCTGTGTCCGCCTTGCCCGCACCATCGCCGACCTCGATGGTGCCGACCGGATCGCCGCCGCACATCTGTCGGAAGCGATCCAGTACCGGCGCTTCGCCCGCGACTAG
- the gpmI gene encoding 2,3-bisphosphoglycerate-independent phosphoglycerate mutase has protein sequence MSRPKPVLLLILDGWGHRDDSAHNAIAQASLPNWTALLRDCPHTLVETHGLHVGLPDGQMGNSEVGHMNIGSGRIVYQDLTRIDAAIADGSFERNEALLAACAAAQAHHGALHVFGLLSPGGVHSHEDHLLAMIRLAAQRGVARIAVHAFLDGRDTPPRSARASLEKLAATCADTPGALIASVSGRYYAMDRDQRWERVERAWNAIVEARGEFRAADALSALDAAYARGENDEFVQPCVIGDGARVADGDAIVFMNFRADRARQLSRAFVEAGFSGFTRTRVPKLSAFVSLTEYAKDLAVSAVAWGAQSMDNTLGEYLAAQGLTQLRIAETEKYAHVTFFFSGGREAPFAGEERILVPSPKVATYDLQPEMSLPELTDRLVEAIRSGRFDFIACNIANADMVGHSGVEAAAVKAAEAIDVALGRITAAIREAGGEMLISADHGNLEQMIDADGVAHTQHTVGPVPLVYVGRKAVLHHGALRDLAPSVLALMGLPQPAEMSGRSLVEFKT, from the coding sequence ATGTCCCGCCCGAAACCCGTCCTGTTGCTGATCCTTGATGGCTGGGGCCATCGCGACGACTCCGCGCACAATGCGATCGCGCAGGCCAGCCTGCCGAACTGGACGGCGCTGCTGCGCGACTGCCCGCATACGCTGGTCGAGACGCATGGCCTGCATGTCGGCCTGCCGGACGGGCAGATGGGCAATTCCGAGGTCGGCCACATGAACATCGGTTCGGGCCGCATCGTCTACCAGGACCTGACGCGCATCGACGCGGCCATCGCCGACGGCAGCTTCGAGCGCAACGAGGCACTGCTCGCGGCCTGCGCGGCAGCACAGGCGCACCACGGTGCCCTGCACGTGTTCGGCCTGCTCTCGCCGGGTGGCGTGCACAGCCACGAGGACCACCTGCTCGCCATGATTCGGCTCGCTGCGCAGCGCGGCGTCGCGCGCATCGCTGTGCATGCCTTCCTCGATGGCCGCGATACGCCGCCGCGCAGCGCGCGCGCCTCGCTGGAAAAACTGGCGGCAACCTGTGCGGACACGCCGGGCGCGCTGATCGCGAGCGTCAGCGGACGCTACTACGCGATGGATCGCGACCAGCGCTGGGAGCGCGTCGAACGCGCCTGGAACGCGATCGTCGAAGCGCGCGGGGAGTTCCGCGCCGCCGATGCGCTGTCCGCACTCGATGCAGCTTATGCACGCGGCGAAAACGACGAGTTCGTGCAGCCCTGCGTGATCGGCGACGGCGCGCGCGTGGCTGACGGCGACGCGATCGTGTTCATGAACTTCCGCGCCGACCGTGCGCGTCAGCTCTCGCGTGCCTTCGTAGAGGCGGGTTTCAGCGGCTTCACGCGCACGCGCGTGCCGAAGCTCTCGGCCTTCGTGAGCCTGACCGAATACGCCAAGGACCTCGCCGTGAGCGCGGTCGCCTGGGGCGCGCAGTCGATGGACAACACGCTCGGCGAATACCTTGCCGCGCAGGGCCTGACCCAGTTGCGCATCGCCGAGACGGAAAAGTACGCGCACGTGACGTTCTTCTTCTCGGGCGGCCGCGAGGCGCCGTTCGCCGGCGAGGAGCGCATCCTCGTGCCGAGCCCCAAGGTCGCCACCTACGATCTGCAACCCGAGATGAGCCTGCCCGAGCTGACCGACCGCCTGGTCGAAGCGATCCGGTCGGGGCGCTTCGACTTCATCGCCTGCAACATCGCCAATGCCGACATGGTCGGTCACAGCGGCGTCGAAGCCGCCGCGGTGAAGGCCGCCGAGGCGATCGACGTGGCCTTGGGCCGCATCACCGCGGCGATCCGCGAAGCCGGCGGCGAGATGCTGATCAGTGCCGACCACGGCAACCTCGAACAGATGATCGACGCCGATGGCGTCGCGCATACCCAGCACACGGTCGGCCCGGTGCCGCTGGTCTATGTCGGTCGCAAGGCCGTGCTGCACCACGGCGCACTGCGCGACCTCGCACCGAGCGTGCTCGCCCTGATGGGCCTGCCGCAACCGGCCGAGATGAGTGGCCGCAGCCTGGTCGAGTTCAAGACTTGA
- a CDS encoding peptidoglycan DD-metalloendopeptidase family protein has translation MRIGFLAGVLLTALGAAVAQPDDPAARAAQEHETKQKLDAVREQIRALAEQQRATSGEHAEAARALREQELAIDDAAKSVRALDERLSGQQDELAALEERRAGLARALETQREALAALLRSAYALGRDEEIKLLLQQDDVGAIARVLAYHRYFQGARVERIDALMGDLEQLAEVQRAIVGKNADVVATRKQQLAEVARLEAGRAERAALLATLDAALKDQQARLATLGRDERGLVDLLGRLRDVFADIPKQLSGAEPFADQRGRLPWPLKGTLRIGFGGRDAGGRQLSGLLIGADAGVPVHAVARGRVAYADWLKGYGMLLILDHGDGWMSLYGANESLLKDVGDWVAAGEVIAQSGASGGQSTPGLYFELRRQGKAVDPKPWLRK, from the coding sequence TTGAGAATCGGCTTCCTTGCCGGCGTGCTGCTCACCGCACTCGGTGCGGCCGTGGCGCAGCCCGACGATCCGGCCGCGCGCGCGGCGCAGGAACACGAAACGAAACAGAAGCTCGACGCCGTGCGCGAGCAGATCCGCGCGCTTGCCGAGCAGCAGCGCGCGACCAGCGGCGAACATGCCGAGGCCGCGCGCGCACTGCGCGAACAGGAGCTCGCCATCGATGACGCGGCGAAATCGGTACGTGCACTCGATGAACGCCTGTCCGGCCAACAGGACGAACTGGCCGCATTGGAGGAACGCCGCGCCGGCCTCGCGCGCGCGCTCGAAACGCAGCGCGAGGCCCTCGCCGCGTTGTTGCGCTCGGCCTATGCGCTCGGTCGTGACGAGGAGATCAAGCTGTTGCTGCAGCAGGACGATGTCGGGGCGATCGCGCGCGTGCTCGCCTACCACCGCTATTTCCAGGGCGCGCGCGTCGAGCGCATCGATGCGCTGATGGGCGACCTCGAACAACTCGCCGAGGTGCAGCGCGCGATCGTCGGCAAGAACGCCGATGTCGTGGCCACGCGCAAGCAACAGCTCGCCGAGGTCGCGCGCCTGGAAGCCGGGCGTGCCGAACGTGCGGCGCTGCTGGCCACGCTCGATGCCGCGCTGAAGGACCAGCAGGCGCGCCTGGCCACACTCGGACGCGATGAACGTGGTCTCGTCGACCTGCTCGGCCGCCTGCGAGACGTGTTCGCCGACATCCCCAAGCAGTTGAGCGGCGCCGAACCGTTCGCCGACCAGCGCGGGCGCCTGCCATGGCCGCTCAAGGGCACGCTGCGCATCGGCTTCGGTGGACGCGATGCCGGCGGACGCCAGCTGTCCGGGCTGTTGATCGGCGCCGACGCCGGGGTGCCCGTGCACGCGGTCGCGCGTGGCCGGGTCGCCTATGCCGACTGGCTGAAGGGCTACGGCATGCTCCTGATCCTCGATCATGGCGACGGCTGGATGAGCCTGTATGGCGCCAACGAATCGCTGCTCAAGGACGTCGGCGACTGGGTCGCTGCCGGCGAGGTGATCGCGCAAAGCGGCGCCAGCGGCGGCCAATCGACGCCGGGGCTCTATTTCGAGTTGCGCCGGCAGGGCAAGGCGGTCGACCCGAAACCATGGTTGCGCAAGTGA
- a CDS encoding S41 family peptidase, producing MPRSLSMPSYPRFRRAILAAALGLCATAALAVDPPEPVPDEEPIEAPAADASAASRPGDVPAAQQISLEDVRTFTAVLSLVKEAYVEKVDDRRLMRAAIHGLLNDLDPHSEYLERKALESLGEDASGSYPGLGIEVTTVDGTLRVISPIDDTPAARAGIRPGDIILRIDDTAIVTDNVGEAVDMLRGAPGTEVTLSILREGAAAPQEFRLKRETIRVASVRGRLLEPGYAYLRVSQFQSETGSELRKRIERLKKDNGKPLAGAVLDLRANPGGLLTAAVEVSDALLDSGTIVTTRGRIREAEMAFRATPGDLLDGAPVVVLIDNGSASAAEIVAGALQDNRRALLMGRRSFGKGSVQTVLQLDEERAIKITTARYYTPSGASIQAAGIVPDIELADLALTENEPSSYPVTSERDLRGHLRGDNEATATTTSPAVHSGAPRDYALNEALNALKAMALQRRAGPGKG from the coding sequence ATGCCGCGTTCGCTGTCGATGCCGTCGTACCCGCGTTTCCGCCGCGCCATCCTGGCCGCCGCACTTGGCCTGTGTGCCACCGCCGCGTTGGCGGTCGATCCGCCCGAACCCGTTCCCGACGAAGAGCCCATCGAAGCGCCGGCGGCCGATGCCTCGGCCGCGTCCCGCCCGGGCGACGTGCCGGCGGCGCAGCAGATCAGCCTCGAGGACGTGCGCACGTTCACCGCGGTGCTGAGCCTGGTCAAGGAAGCCTACGTCGAGAAGGTCGACGACCGCCGGCTCATGCGCGCGGCAATCCACGGCCTGTTGAATGACCTCGATCCGCACAGCGAATACCTCGAACGCAAGGCGCTCGAGAGCCTCGGCGAGGACGCCAGCGGCAGCTATCCAGGCCTCGGCATCGAGGTCACCACGGTGGACGGCACGCTGCGCGTGATCTCGCCGATCGACGACACGCCGGCCGCGCGTGCCGGCATCCGGCCCGGCGACATCATCCTGCGCATCGACGACACCGCGATCGTCACCGACAACGTCGGCGAGGCCGTCGACATGCTGCGCGGCGCGCCCGGCACCGAAGTCACCCTGTCGATCCTGCGCGAAGGCGCCGCAGCGCCGCAGGAATTCCGGCTCAAGCGCGAAACGATCCGCGTCGCCAGCGTGCGCGGCCGCCTGCTCGAACCGGGCTACGCCTACCTGCGCGTCAGCCAGTTCCAGAGCGAGACCGGCAGCGAGTTGCGCAAGCGCATCGAGCGTCTGAAGAAGGACAACGGCAAGCCACTGGCCGGCGCCGTGCTCGATCTGCGCGCCAATCCTGGCGGCCTGCTGACCGCGGCCGTCGAAGTCAGCGATGCGTTGCTCGACAGCGGCACCATCGTGACCACCCGAGGGCGCATCCGCGAAGCCGAGATGGCGTTCCGTGCCACACCGGGCGATCTCCTCGACGGCGCGCCGGTCGTCGTCCTCATCGACAACGGCAGCGCCTCGGCCGCGGAGATCGTCGCCGGCGCGCTCCAGGACAACCGACGCGCCCTGTTGATGGGCCGGCGCAGCTTCGGCAAGGGCTCGGTGCAGACCGTGCTGCAACTCGATGAGGAACGTGCGATCAAGATCACCACGGCTCGCTACTACACGCCGAGCGGCGCCTCGATCCAGGCGGCCGGCATCGTTCCCGACATCGAGCTCGCCGACCTCGCGCTGACGGAAAATGAGCCCTCGTCGTATCCGGTCACCAGCGAACGTGACCTGCGCGGACACCTGCGCGGCGACAACGAAGCCACCGCCACCACGACCTCGCCCGCCGTCCACAGCGGCGCTCCACGCGACTACGCTCTGAACGAGGCGCTCAATGCCCTGAAGGCAATGGCCCTGCAGCGGCGCGCGGGCCCGGGAAAAGGCTAG
- a CDS encoding GNAT family N-acetyltransferase codes for MSEPHADPLLVTARLALRPLDAGDAGFMLALLNDEAFIRNIADRGVRTLDEARAYIAAGPVASYACNGFGLWLVEERSTGAATGICGLVRRPTLDDVDIGFAFLPAWRGNGYAREAAQAVLDDARTRLGLTRVVAIVATANLASARVLEAIGLRYERMLDLGDPPETLRLFAWDA; via the coding sequence ATGAGCGAACCGCACGCCGATCCGCTCCTGGTCACCGCGCGCCTGGCCCTGCGTCCACTGGATGCCGGTGACGCCGGTTTCATGCTCGCCTTGCTGAATGACGAGGCCTTCATCCGCAACATCGCCGATCGCGGCGTGCGCACGCTCGACGAGGCGCGTGCCTATATCGCCGCCGGCCCGGTCGCAAGCTACGCCTGCAACGGCTTCGGGCTGTGGCTGGTCGAGGAACGCTCGACCGGCGCGGCAACCGGCATCTGTGGACTGGTGCGGCGACCGACGCTCGACGATGTCGACATCGGTTTCGCCTTCCTGCCGGCCTGGCGTGGCAACGGCTATGCGCGCGAGGCGGCGCAGGCCGTGCTCGACGACGCGCGCACACGGCTCGGACTGACCCGCGTGGTGGCCATCGTCGCCACCGCCAATCTCGCCTCGGCGCGCGTGCTCGAAGCGATCGGCCTGCGCTACGAACGCATGCTCGATCTCGGCGACCCACCCGAAACCTTGCGCTTGTTCGCCTGGGACGCCTGA
- a CDS encoding tetratricopeptide repeat protein, with the protein MPVIGLGLHFLFAILFAIHAVRNGHDRYWLFVLFMFPVLGSLAYAGAVWLPGLRHDRTARRLARGLRDRLDPGRELREAEEAFMHSATVDNRLRLADALAAAGRAGDAVGVYHDALKGLHADDPGIQVRLATAQFDSGDAAGAARTLEALIAAHPDFRSPDGHLTYARALAAAGERDKARAEFDALARYYAGLEARARYAEILQGWGEADAARELAANALRDERRMPAYARRANREWTERLKRIHASA; encoded by the coding sequence ATGCCCGTGATCGGTCTCGGCCTGCATTTCCTCTTCGCGATCCTGTTCGCGATCCATGCCGTGCGCAACGGCCATGACCGCTACTGGCTGTTCGTGCTGTTCATGTTTCCGGTGCTCGGCAGCCTGGCCTATGCCGGCGCGGTGTGGCTGCCCGGCCTGCGCCACGACCGCACCGCGCGCCGGCTCGCGCGCGGCTTGCGCGACCGCCTCGATCCGGGCCGCGAGCTGCGCGAGGCTGAGGAGGCGTTCATGCACTCGGCGACGGTCGACAACCGCCTGCGCCTGGCCGATGCGCTGGCCGCGGCGGGCCGCGCGGGCGATGCGGTCGGCGTCTACCACGATGCGCTCAAGGGTCTGCATGCCGACGACCCCGGCATCCAGGTGCGCCTCGCCACCGCGCAGTTCGACAGCGGCGATGCCGCCGGCGCGGCGCGCACGCTCGAGGCGCTGATCGCGGCTCACCCGGATTTCCGCTCGCCGGACGGACACCTGACCTATGCGCGCGCGCTGGCCGCGGCCGGCGAACGCGACAAGGCACGCGCCGAATTCGACGCGCTGGCGCGCTACTACGCCGGGCTCGAGGCGCGTGCGCGCTATGCCGAGATCCTGCAGGGCTGGGGCGAGGCCGACGCCGCGCGCGAGCTCGCCGCGAACGCGCTGCGCGACGAGCGGCGCATGCCGGCCTACGCGCGCCGCGCCAACCGCGAATGGACCGAGCGCCTCAAGCGCATCCACGCAAGCGCATGA